A region from the Ptychodera flava strain L36383 chromosome 10, AS_Pfla_20210202, whole genome shotgun sequence genome encodes:
- the LOC139141426 gene encoding uncharacterized protein has protein sequence MSAGFRHPSLYPLLFLMFWHLQCISSLKDEQSTGSQPGEDKLATDPFEPVDEADASEGEEGLALHDHVSQDLNHQDVNNKKIRTDRLKLLVDELQRLPGFSSSSTLQEVIVVEHNRPDTAEIVDGGASDDGHSLDPTKRGDNAKISELEDWRKNSRVIIKGLDFTDTWKRSQRSREQ, from the exons ATGTCTGCGGGTTTCAG ACATCCTAGTCTATACCCTCTGCTGTTTCTTATGTTTTGGCATTTGCAATGTATCTCCTCGTTAAAAGATGAGCAATCGACCGGGAGTCAACCGGGAGAAGACAAGCTCGCCACGGATCCGTTTGAGCCTGTGGACGAGGCCGACGCAAGCGAAGGCGAGGAAGGATTGGCTCTTCATGATCACGTGTCACAAGACCTAAACCACCAGGATGTCAACAACAAGAAAATCAGAACAGACCGTCTGAAACTCCTCGTTGATGAACTTCAGCGTTTGCCTGGATTCTCATCGAGTTCCACTCTGCAAGAGGTGATCGTGGTTGAACATAATCGCCCTGACACCGCTGAAATCGTCGATGGCGGCGCTTCTGACGACGGCCACTCCCTCGACCCCACTAAAAGAGGCGATAATGCAAAAATCTCCGAGTTAGAGGATTGGCGTAAAAACAGCAGAGTTATTATCAAGGGTCTCGATTTCACCGATACCTGGAAGCGATCTCAACGATCCCGGGAGCAATAA